One region of Chlamydia psittaci 6BC genomic DNA includes:
- a CDS encoding thioredoxin domain-containing protein produces MSQPLYTNRLITEKSPYLLLYAHTPVNWYPWCSEAFDLAVKEDKPIFLSIGCAHSRWCQVMLQESFENPEIAAILNENFINIKVDKEELPHVANLYFDLAQMLSISEEHQSSPSWPLNVFLTPDLLPFFSANYLAAEGKLGLPSFSQTIERLNLMWENPEERDVLVRQAHKILEIASFIERCARKEMLEEGILRKTVEAIYHDIDPHYGGVKAFPKTPPALLSQFLLRYGVEYQDNRSLFFVDRSLDMMAKGGIFDHLGGGFYCYTIDDKWLIPCFEKRLIDNSFLLLDYLDAWVCMKKPEYRSIAKQTLHYILSELYNPEVGAFYTSEHGERWGDTEGRYATWSGEEIREVLGENAEIFCEYYGISREGFCNGRNILHIPSHIDIEEITDKYGCTIEEFHEIIDRLKEKLLIHRNKKARPFKDDQSLAFQNGWMVYTLAYAGRILGDFSYISIAKKCGEFICKNLCKHSILLRRWRDGDAKYSGGLEDYAGVILGAIALYETGCGAQWLLLAEDLMKEVIVSFRSESGGFYTTDGRDSALLLKQENLSDGETISGNALICQALIKLHMLTEKKHYLTYAEDILQIAQARWHTHKFSSLGNLIAAQAYFSRNHQKILISLANDHDREEILSCLAGLFLPHISIVWMREKERESLEEILPEYEHCLIPKEGQTSTVICLLESGVGRKFSNIEEFRTYMNSK; encoded by the coding sequence ATGTCGCAGCCGCTATATACGAACAGACTTATTACTGAAAAATCACCGTATTTGCTTCTTTATGCTCATACGCCGGTAAATTGGTATCCTTGGTGTAGCGAGGCTTTTGACCTGGCTGTGAAAGAGGATAAGCCCATTTTTCTTTCTATTGGTTGTGCACATTCTCGATGGTGTCAGGTTATGCTTCAGGAAAGCTTCGAAAATCCTGAAATTGCCGCAATACTCAACGAGAATTTTATTAATATTAAGGTAGATAAAGAAGAATTGCCTCATGTGGCGAATCTTTATTTTGATCTCGCACAAATGCTTTCGATATCAGAAGAACATCAAAGTTCTCCTTCTTGGCCATTAAATGTATTTTTAACTCCAGATCTTCTGCCTTTTTTCTCCGCAAATTATTTGGCGGCAGAAGGGAAATTAGGGCTACCGTCGTTTTCACAGACGATAGAAAGGCTGAATTTGATGTGGGAGAATCCTGAGGAAAGAGATGTGCTTGTTCGTCAAGCTCATAAGATTCTTGAGATTGCTTCATTTATAGAAAGATGCGCAAGAAAAGAAATGTTAGAAGAGGGGATCCTCCGAAAAACAGTAGAGGCAATATACCACGATATTGATCCCCACTATGGAGGAGTAAAAGCATTTCCCAAAACCCCACCAGCTTTGTTGAGCCAGTTTCTTTTGCGTTATGGTGTAGAGTACCAAGATAATAGAAGTCTATTTTTTGTAGATCGTTCTTTGGACATGATGGCAAAAGGAGGGATTTTCGATCATTTAGGTGGGGGATTTTATTGCTACACCATTGATGATAAATGGTTGATTCCATGTTTTGAAAAACGTCTGATCGATAACTCTTTCTTGTTATTGGATTATTTGGATGCTTGGGTATGTATGAAAAAACCTGAGTATCGTTCTATAGCTAAGCAAACGCTCCATTACATTCTTTCTGAGCTCTATAATCCTGAGGTGGGAGCCTTCTATACTTCAGAACATGGAGAACGTTGGGGGGATACTGAGGGAAGATACGCCACTTGGTCCGGAGAGGAAATCCGCGAAGTCCTGGGAGAAAATGCCGAGATCTTTTGTGAATACTATGGGATTTCTAGAGAGGGATTTTGTAATGGAAGAAATATTCTTCACATTCCTTCGCATATTGATATCGAAGAGATCACCGATAAGTATGGTTGCACAATAGAAGAATTCCATGAGATTATCGATAGGCTTAAAGAAAAATTGCTCATACATAGAAATAAGAAAGCACGGCCTTTCAAAGATGACCAATCTCTTGCTTTTCAAAATGGTTGGATGGTCTACACGCTAGCCTATGCAGGAAGAATCCTCGGTGATTTTTCCTACATCAGTATTGCGAAAAAGTGTGGCGAGTTCATTTGTAAAAATTTATGTAAGCATTCCATTTTATTGCGTAGATGGCGCGATGGCGACGCAAAATACTCAGGAGGATTGGAAGACTACGCCGGGGTGATTTTAGGAGCCATAGCTCTTTACGAAACGGGTTGTGGAGCGCAGTGGTTATTATTAGCTGAAGATCTTATGAAAGAGGTAATTGTCTCCTTTCGTTCGGAAAGTGGGGGATTTTACACCACAGATGGTAGGGACTCTGCATTACTGTTAAAACAAGAAAATCTCTCTGATGGTGAAACCATTTCGGGAAATGCTCTTATTTGCCAAGCTTTGATCAAATTGCATATGCTTACAGAAAAGAAACATTACCTTACCTATGCGGAAGATATCCTACAGATTGCACAAGCTCGATGGCATACCCACAAGTTTTCTTCTTTAGGGAATCTCATAGCCGCACAAGCATATTTTTCACGTAATCATCAAAAAATCCTTATTTCCTTAGCCAATGATCATGATCGTGAGGAAATCTTATCCTGCTTAGCAGGATTGTTCCTTCCTCATATCTCTATTGTTTGGATGCGGGAAAAAGAGCGTGAATCCTTAGAAGAGATTCTTCCTGAATATGAACACTGTCTAATCCCTAAGGAAGGGCAAACATCCACAGTGATTTGCTTATTAGAGTCCGGAGTAGGGAGGAAATTCTCCAACATTGAAGAGTTTCGCACCTACATGAATTCAAAATAA
- a CDS encoding DUF2608 domain-containing protein, producing the protein MMFIEEQVLFTGGLVNGITMEEVLSTLFSTLETLPQQVIYVDQNKENLISAEAACKQANVYFIGMLYNPAVKRVKSYKSDIANLQWLQLCNQLSDRYFQSLLTYVIGPEGQG; encoded by the coding sequence ATGATGTTTATAGAAGAGCAAGTACTCTTTACTGGAGGGCTTGTTAACGGCATCACCATGGAAGAAGTTCTTTCCACTTTATTTTCAACTTTAGAAACCTTGCCACAACAAGTGATCTATGTGGATCAGAACAAGGAGAACCTGATTTCTGCAGAAGCAGCATGTAAGCAAGCAAATGTGTATTTTATAGGGATGCTCTATAATCCTGCGGTAAAACGGGTCAAGAGCTATAAATCTGACATTGCTAACCTGCAGTGGTTGCAATTATGTAACCAACTCTCCGATAGGTATTTTCAGTCTTTGCTGACCTATGTCATTGGTCCAGAGGGGCAAGGATAG
- a CDS encoding DUF2608 domain-containing protein: MKVIFFISIFFSVFSLEASIIKVSDIQAVNKYARKGSLVLLGLDETLVFPKQMLGTNSWFNERLENLKKEESDYDPMAKAFGERIAVSFAVEYELIHPEVPKAIETLALSEAWVMGVSQFPLPMANHFLRSAEALGVVFSSCLPARSDGWMQHRKHWVDLNI; encoded by the coding sequence ATGAAGGTAATATTTTTTATCTCAATTTTCTTTTCAGTATTTTCCTTAGAAGCAAGTATTATCAAAGTGTCTGATATACAAGCTGTGAATAAATACGCAAGAAAAGGTTCGTTAGTTTTATTAGGCTTGGACGAAACTCTTGTCTTCCCTAAACAAATGCTTGGAACCAACTCTTGGTTTAACGAACGTCTAGAAAATCTAAAAAAAGAAGAGTCTGATTATGATCCTATGGCAAAGGCGTTTGGCGAAAGAATTGCTGTGTCATTTGCTGTAGAGTATGAGCTTATTCATCCCGAAGTTCCTAAAGCTATAGAAACTTTAGCTTTATCTGAAGCTTGGGTAATGGGAGTGTCTCAATTTCCTCTCCCCATGGCGAATCATTTCCTTCGTTCTGCCGAAGCTTTAGGTGTCGTGTTTTCTTCATGCTTACCAGCCCGTAGTGATGGGTGGATGCAACATCGAAAACACTGGGTAGACCTCAACATATGA